Below is a window of Buchnera aphidicola (Pemphigus populi) DNA.
TTTTTTTTATTTCATCTTTATTATAGTAAGATACTCCACATTCTGCTCCGGATGTGCCAGGATTAATAACAAATACGCGGATTTGTGTTCCTATTTTTTTATCTGCAAGTAATGTCTTAAAATGTTGTTGAGCTAATTTAGAAATATAAATCATAGTAAGAAAAATTTAGTAAAATATTAATAGTAAATAATTTTTTATAATACCCATTTGCTTACTTTATAACAAGATAAAAATTTATTTATTTTCTTGACTAATAGAAAATAAGATCATTAATATTAATTAAATACATTAAAATATCTTTATCTATTGTAATATATATTACATATAGCATCTTAAATAATATTTTTTTAGAAAAATATGGATAGATTATATTGGGAAAAGATAGGATCAGGAAATATTAATTTAATACTCTTACATGGATGGGGATCTAACATAAAAATATGGTATCATATTATTCCTAAACTGAATAAACATTTTACATTATATTTAGTAGATCTACCTGGATTTGGGTTAAGTAGAAATTGTTCAGCAATAACGCTGGAATCAATAATACAAATTTTATCTTCTCATATGCCAAAAAACGCTATTTGGTTAGGTTGGTCTCTAGGAGGATTAATTGCTAATACTATGGGATTATACTATCCTGAAAATATTCGAGCTATTATTAACGTAGCTTCTTCTCCTTGTTTTATAACTCATCCAAAATGGCCAGGAATTCATTCCAAAAAATTAAAAAATATTTTTCATAATTTAGTTAATCACTATTCAATAACTATTCAAAATTTTATAGATTTACAAATTTTTAATTCATTTAAACCTTATAATGGTATTTCAATATTAAAAAAAATGATGGGATCATATCCCCATCCTAAAAAAAAAGCTTTAAAAGAAGGATTTAAAATTTTATGTACTATTGATTTAAGACATAGCATAAAAAAGTTAAAAATTCCATTATTTAGAATATATGGTGATTTAGATCCCCTTGTGCCCAAAAAAATAGCCAATATTTTAGATAAAAAAATACCAAATAGTAACTCTATTATTATAAAAAAATCAGCACATGCACCTTTTATTACAAAACCAAAAGAATTTTGTAAATATTTATTAAAATTTAAAAAAAGCATTATATAATATAATTACTCATAAAATTTTACTATTCATGAAATTTTATTTTAAAAATATTTAATAAAAATGATTTTTTAAAAAAATTAAAATTATTTATAAATATGTTTTTAAAACAATTAATAAACTACTAGCCCCCCTAAATACGGGGCGCTATGATTATACTAATTTTAAAAACATATTTTTTAAAAAGGAATGTCGTCATCAAAATCAATTTGATTCTCATCATTAACAGAAGTCTCGTTCTTATTATAAGAACTTGATTGATGAGATTGTCTATCATTTTTCTCTAATTTATTTTGTTCTGGTAATATTATATTACTTTTTTTTACATATCCACTAGACATTGAATGATTAGAATTTCTATTTCCTAACATATGCATTGTACCGCTAATATTTACGATAATTTCTGTAGTATAACGATCTATACCACTTTGGTCTTGCCATTTTCTGGTTTGTAATGCACCTTCTATATATACCTGAGCACCCTTTTTAAGATATTCTCTGGCTATTTCGGCTAATTTTCCAAATAATACCACTCTATGCCATTCTGTTTTTTCTTTCATTTCTCCTGTATTTTTATCTCTCCATGTCTCAGAAGTGGCTAGGGTGATATTTGCTACAGCACCACCATTAGGCATATAACGAACTTCTGGATCTTGACCTAAATTACCAATGAGAATTACTTTATTTATACCTCTGCTTGCCATTTTTTTACCTATTCAATATATTTAATTACATTATTATTTTTTAATATATTTTTAATATAAAATATTTTTTTATATATAAAACTATATCACATAGGTAAATACTTAAAAATATTAACTATTATTAATAATAATGATTAAATAAATATTAATATATTTATATAAAAGTAAATTTTTTATTAAAAATAATTATATAAAAGTAACAATCAATATGAATATATACAATTGATTTTAAATAAAATAAAATAACATCTATTTTAATTATATTTTTTATCATTAAAAATGATAACATGCTATTAAATAATAAAAAATAAATTTTCTTTAACACCCACAATAAATTATATTAAGTAATATTATTGTTATTTTAATCTCAAATTAACC
It encodes the following:
- the bioH gene encoding pimeloyl-ACP methyl ester esterase BioH translates to MDRLYWEKIGSGNINLILLHGWGSNIKIWYHIIPKLNKHFTLYLVDLPGFGLSRNCSAITLESIIQILSSHMPKNAIWLGWSLGGLIANTMGLYYPENIRAIINVASSPCFITHPKWPGIHSKKLKNIFHNLVNHYSITIQNFIDLQIFNSFKPYNGISILKKMMGSYPHPKKKALKEGFKILCTIDLRHSIKKLKIPLFRIYGDLDPLVPKKIANILDKKIPNSNSIIIKKSAHAPFITKPKEFCKYLLKFKKSII
- a CDS encoding single-stranded DNA-binding protein, with the protein product MASRGINKVILIGNLGQDPEVRYMPNGGAVANITLATSETWRDKNTGEMKEKTEWHRVVLFGKLAEIAREYLKKGAQVYIEGALQTRKWQDQSGIDRYTTEIIVNISGTMHMLGNRNSNHSMSSGYVKKSNIILPEQNKLEKNDRQSHQSSSYNKNETSVNDENQIDFDDDIPF